From the Paludisphaera mucosa genome, one window contains:
- a CDS encoding prolyl oligopeptidase family serine peptidase, translating to MLNRSLCLCLVLAASDPAQAQGPAEKIRPIPPPGVVVPEADRAALQARVEALGRRIDGLRKAPPFRALLPDVEVFAVAVDTALRYGEFFDLKEVAAARSLLEEGEKRAEALGRVEPPWNAATGPIVRGYVSKIDGSIQPYGLVVPKSYRPDSPHRFRLDVWCHGRGETLGEVSFLRQRMTSVGEFAPADAFVLHPYGRFCNANKFAGEVDLFEALDDVRSHYPIDDDRLIMRGFSMGGAAAWQFATHFPGVWAAAAPGAGFAESADFLGVFREGATPPPWYEQTLWRLYDSTGYAGNLFNVPTVAYSGEKDKQKQAADLMARALRELGGQSPLQKLANGILAPELAEDGNIDLVHVIGAGAGHNYTPEARAEINRRLDSIARKGRDPVPAEVDFTTYTLRYNTSSWVQVDGLARHWERARVNAQLCSFFDGSMSMIGNDRLGPDVSTENVTALTLTVPPGYAPFDPRKAFKAQIDGDVVLAPKAGSDRSWTARFRKVDGHWILAGPDEGGLAKRHGLQGPIDDAFYDAFLMVRPTGPALNEPVDAWSKAELALALDRWRKQFRGQARVKDDKDVTEADVADCNLVLWGDPGSNAVLAKVLDRLPVKWDKDRVEIAGATHDAKTHAPILIHPNPLNPRRYVVLNSGFTYREFDDLNNARQTPKLPDFAVVDVAVPATPRGHGKVVQAGFFDESWKPRAEEPRGPARP from the coding sequence ATGCTGAACCGCTCGCTATGCCTCTGCCTCGTGCTCGCCGCGTCCGACCCGGCGCAGGCCCAGGGCCCCGCCGAGAAGATCCGGCCGATCCCCCCGCCGGGCGTCGTCGTCCCCGAGGCCGATCGAGCCGCGCTGCAAGCCAGGGTCGAGGCCCTGGGCCGGCGGATCGACGGCCTCCGCAAGGCGCCGCCGTTCCGGGCGCTACTGCCCGACGTCGAGGTCTTCGCCGTGGCCGTCGATACGGCGCTGCGGTACGGCGAGTTCTTCGACCTCAAGGAGGTGGCGGCGGCCCGGTCGCTGCTGGAGGAGGGCGAGAAGCGGGCGGAGGCCCTGGGCCGCGTCGAGCCCCCCTGGAATGCGGCGACGGGCCCGATCGTCCGCGGATACGTCTCGAAGATCGACGGCTCGATCCAGCCCTACGGGCTCGTCGTGCCGAAGTCCTACCGGCCGGATTCCCCCCATCGGTTCCGGCTCGACGTCTGGTGCCACGGCCGCGGCGAGACCCTCGGCGAGGTGAGCTTCCTGCGGCAGAGGATGACCTCGGTCGGCGAGTTCGCGCCGGCCGACGCCTTCGTGCTCCATCCCTACGGCCGGTTCTGCAACGCCAACAAGTTCGCCGGCGAGGTCGACCTGTTCGAGGCGCTCGACGACGTCAGGTCGCACTATCCCATCGACGACGACCGGCTGATCATGCGGGGCTTCTCGATGGGGGGCGCCGCCGCCTGGCAATTCGCCACCCACTTCCCGGGCGTCTGGGCCGCGGCCGCCCCGGGCGCGGGGTTCGCAGAGTCGGCCGACTTCCTGGGCGTCTTCCGCGAGGGCGCGACGCCTCCGCCCTGGTACGAGCAGACGCTCTGGCGGCTCTACGACAGCACCGGCTACGCCGGCAACCTGTTCAACGTGCCGACCGTCGCCTACAGCGGCGAGAAGGACAAGCAGAAGCAGGCCGCCGACCTCATGGCCCGGGCGCTCCGCGAACTGGGTGGCCAGAGCCCACTCCAGAAGCTGGCCAACGGCATCTTGGCCCCGGAGCTGGCCGAGGACGGGAACATCGACCTGGTCCACGTCATCGGTGCCGGCGCGGGCCACAACTACACGCCCGAGGCCAGGGCCGAGATCAACCGCCGCCTCGACTCGATCGCCCGCAAGGGCCGCGACCCCGTCCCCGCGGAAGTCGACTTCACGACCTACACCCTGCGCTACAACACGTCGTCCTGGGTCCAGGTCGACGGCCTGGCGCGGCACTGGGAGCGGGCCCGCGTCAACGCGCAGCTCTGTTCCTTCTTCGACGGCTCCATGTCGATGATCGGCAACGACCGCCTCGGCCCCGACGTCTCGACCGAGAACGTCACGGCGCTGACGCTGACGGTCCCCCCGGGATACGCCCCCTTCGACCCCCGGAAGGCCTTCAAGGCCCAGATCGACGGCGACGTCGTCCTGGCCCCCAAGGCCGGCTCCGACCGGTCGTGGACCGCCCGATTCCGGAAGGTCGACGGCCACTGGATCCTCGCCGGCCCCGACGAGGGCGGGCTCGCCAAGCGTCACGGCCTCCAGGGGCCGATCGACGACGCCTTCTACGACGCCTTCCTGATGGTCCGTCCGACAGGGCCCGCCCTCAATGAGCCGGTCGACGCCTGGTCGAAGGCCGAGCTGGCCCTCGCCCTCGACCGCTGGCGGAAGCAGTTCCGCGGCCAGGCCCGGGTCAAGGACGACAAGGACGTCACCGAGGCCGACGTCGCCGACTGCAACCTCGTCCTCTGGGGCGACCCCGGCAGCAACGCCGTGCTCGCGAAGGTCCTCGACAGGCTCCCGGTGAAGTGGGACAAGGACCGCGTCGAGATCGCCGGCGCGACCCACGACGCGAAGACGCACGCGCCGATCCTGATCCATCCCAACCCGCTCAACCCCAGGCGCTACGTCGTGCTCAACAGCGGCTTCACGTACCGCGAGTTCGACGACCTGAACAACGCCCGACAGACCCCCAAGCTCCCCGACTTCGCCGTCGTCGACGTGGCCGTCCCGGCGACCCCCCGCGGCCACGGCAAGGTCGTCCAGGCGGGCTTCTTCGACGAGTCGTGGAAGCCCCGGGCCGAAGAGCCGCGGGGCCCGGCCCGCCCCTGA
- a CDS encoding RNA polymerase sigma factor has translation MPDWDEILAREGPAVWRTAYRILGDRADADECFQEAFLDAWEVSRRGPVRSRPALLKRLVAARAVDRLRRRARRGSHGAVADWDALGGPGPSPSRSAEDSELPRRLREALARLPAKQAQAFCLRALEEWSYAEIAEHLGATVDAVGVLLHRARTRLRALLARPREVPGPPLAAEEPS, from the coding sequence ATGCCGGATTGGGACGAGATCCTGGCCCGGGAAGGTCCGGCGGTCTGGAGGACGGCCTACCGGATCCTCGGCGACCGGGCCGACGCGGACGAATGCTTCCAGGAGGCGTTCCTCGACGCCTGGGAGGTCTCGCGTCGAGGCCCCGTCCGGAGCCGGCCCGCCTTGCTGAAGCGGCTGGTCGCGGCCCGCGCCGTCGACCGGCTGCGACGCCGCGCCCGGCGGGGGTCGCACGGGGCGGTCGCGGACTGGGACGCCTTGGGCGGCCCCGGGCCGTCGCCGTCGAGGTCGGCCGAGGACTCCGAGCTGCCCCGGCGGCTTCGCGAAGCCCTGGCGCGGCTGCCCGCGAAGCAGGCGCAGGCCTTCTGCCTGCGGGCCCTGGAGGAGTGGAGCTACGCCGAGATCGCCGAGCACCTGGGGGCGACCGTCGACGCCGTCGGCGTGCTCCTGCACCGGGCGCGCACGCGGCTCCGCGCCTTGCTCGCCCGGCCGCGGGAGGTCCCCGGCCCGCCCCTCGCCGCGGAGGAACCCTCATGA